In Alicyclobacillus macrosporangiidus CPP55, a single window of DNA contains:
- a CDS encoding DUF2254 family protein: MKPPGKRGIRVLLGDWRASRRLQAGWQWVASSQVVHLVVAAAIVAAVFAWTPAVFSGDTDTARNYLNTIVSSLSTILALCISIILVAIQLTASNYTHRVLDFFMRLPYNVSLFFIYLVTIMHSFFLMTKITDTVNEPLPAALRPEMSADLVLVMICFLSLLGYMYAVVQLLKPERIIHLIVREYGRAFQRGDFRAALDNVEQICDIAKRAASFNDSLTGMRCMDVMLRIAARLPLPQDRDDGLLEIHRNLVEQWVEMVGVAAKEKETGLLNGGLDALYAQGQLYVEAEAWPAAELVIRAFRHLTFTHLFVEGQVFYVERVARRLYLLGLCAARQSRRGQTFCVRTWEVIATIGESLFSSQPTGATSLLSGFLLVEELEDTLEALTAQEVRVQALALYMELWKAFAATASVRDVARWAAWWVQRRDAGGLRGHGQRLAVLLAHHLGRKDVAETLGYLWCLRLSPDDVAETVRRFDPQRTSLFDGWPWPQVPGG; encoded by the coding sequence GTGAAACCACCGGGAAAGCGAGGGATCCGGGTGTTGCTGGGGGATTGGCGGGCGTCGAGGCGGCTTCAGGCGGGCTGGCAGTGGGTGGCGTCCTCCCAGGTGGTGCACCTGGTGGTGGCCGCCGCCATCGTGGCGGCCGTGTTCGCCTGGACGCCCGCGGTGTTCTCGGGAGACACCGACACGGCCCGCAACTATCTGAACACCATCGTGTCCTCCCTCTCGACCATCCTGGCGCTGTGCATCTCCATCATCTTGGTGGCCATCCAGCTGACCGCGAGCAACTACACCCACCGGGTGCTCGATTTTTTCATGCGCCTGCCGTACAACGTATCGCTGTTTTTCATCTACCTGGTCACCATCATGCACAGCTTCTTCCTGATGACCAAGATCACCGACACGGTCAACGAACCGCTCCCGGCCGCTCTGCGACCGGAGATGAGCGCCGACCTGGTGTTGGTGATGATCTGCTTCCTCAGTCTGTTGGGGTACATGTACGCGGTGGTGCAGCTGCTCAAGCCGGAGCGAATCATTCACCTGATTGTGCGCGAGTACGGACGTGCGTTCCAACGGGGCGACTTTCGGGCCGCTCTCGACAATGTCGAACAGATCTGCGACATCGCCAAGCGCGCGGCATCCTTCAACGACTCGCTGACGGGTATGCGCTGTATGGACGTGATGCTCCGCATCGCCGCCCGGTTGCCGCTGCCGCAGGACCGGGACGACGGGCTCTTGGAGATCCACCGCAATCTGGTGGAACAGTGGGTGGAGATGGTCGGCGTGGCGGCCAAGGAGAAGGAGACCGGGCTGCTCAACGGCGGCCTGGACGCACTCTACGCACAGGGCCAACTGTATGTCGAGGCGGAGGCCTGGCCTGCAGCCGAGTTGGTCATCCGGGCATTCCGCCATCTGACGTTCACCCATCTGTTCGTAGAGGGACAGGTGTTCTACGTGGAACGGGTCGCGCGGCGGCTGTATCTGCTCGGTCTGTGCGCGGCGCGCCAGAGCAGGCGCGGGCAGACGTTCTGCGTCCGCACCTGGGAGGTGATTGCGACCATCGGTGAGTCCCTCTTCTCGTCGCAGCCTACAGGCGCCACGTCTCTCTTGTCGGGATTTTTGTTGGTGGAAGAGTTGGAGGACACGCTCGAAGCCCTCACCGCGCAAGAGGTCCGGGTTCAGGCGCTGGCGCTGTACATGGAATTGTGGAAGGCCTTCGCGGCCACCGCCAGCGTGCGTGACGTGGCCAGGTGGGCCGCCTGGTGGGTACAGCGCCGGGACGCGGGCGGCCTGCGCGGCCACGGCCAGCGCTTGGCCGTGCTCCTCGCGCACCATCTCGGACGTAAGGACGTGGCCGAGACCCTGGGATATCTCTGGTGTCTGCGCCTGTCGCCGGATGATGTCGCAGAGACGGTTCGGCGCTTTGACCCACAGCGGACGTCCCTGTTTGACGGCTGGCCGTGGCCGCAGGTGCCCGGGGGTTGA